Below is a genomic region from Endomicrobiales bacterium.
CGCCTCTTTCTCTGCGAGCAAACAAACCTTTTTTGCGGCATTATTACAAGCAATTCGCGTGCCTTTTTTTATTGCATCTCCTAACCAAAACGACTCAACACTCATTAGTAAATCCTCTCAAGTGCAATTTCATAATGTTGCCCTGCACCGCCTGCGTCTGCAATCAATAAAATATTATATTCAAAACTTGAAATCACAGCCCTATAATCTTTTTCATTTATCGCAAATTGCAATGAACTTTTATTTACAAAAAGAATATGGTCTGCTTTTACATATTTACCCGATGTTGAAGGGTAT
It encodes:
- a CDS encoding head-tail adaptor protein encodes the protein MLPNSLLRHTVTFRKRTKNQSSTSGQPNYIWSDFQVGVRCRIDEASGREYPSTSGKYVKADHILFVNKSSLQFAINEKDYRAVISSFEYNILLIADAGGAGQHYEIALERIY